In Nitrospiria bacterium, the following proteins share a genomic window:
- a CDS encoding rhomboid family intramembrane serine protease — protein sequence MIPFKDDNPTEITPYITVSFIALCGLVFFLQLSLPPRAGQLFVYQYGAIPAVLFGIESLPREIAALPASFSLLTSMFLHGGWMHFLGNMLYLWIFGNNIEDAMGHVRFIIFYILCGIVAAYTHALTDPASTIPMIGASGAISGVLGAYLLLYPRASVMVLVPLGFFMYTMYWPAGFVLGLWFLMQLLSGGASLGGGGGGVAWFAHVGGFVAGIILIGFFKRPSVRFFNPPHHHSSRFRSRR from the coding sequence ATGATTCCTTTTAAAGACGATAACCCCACCGAAATCACACCTTATATTACCGTTTCTTTTATCGCCCTGTGTGGTTTGGTGTTTTTCCTTCAATTATCCCTCCCCCCCCGAGCAGGACAACTGTTTGTGTATCAATACGGTGCCATTCCCGCGGTTTTGTTTGGAATAGAATCCCTTCCTAGAGAAATCGCCGCTCTTCCCGCTTCTTTCAGTTTATTGACTAGCATGTTTCTACATGGAGGATGGATGCATTTTTTGGGAAACATGCTTTATTTATGGATTTTTGGAAATAACATAGAAGACGCTATGGGTCATGTTCGTTTTATTATTTTTTATATTCTGTGTGGCATTGTTGCCGCATACACCCATGCACTGACGGATCCCGCTTCTACCATCCCCATGATCGGGGCCAGTGGAGCGATTTCAGGGGTCCTGGGGGCCTATTTGTTACTTTATCCCAGAGCATCGGTCATGGTCCTCGTTCCTCTCGGATTTTTTATGTATACCATGTATTGGCCCGCGGGTTTTGTCCTCGGACTCTGGTTTTTAATGCAGCTACTAAGCGGAGGAGCGAGTCTGGGAGGCGGAGGGGGTGGGGTGGCCTGGTTTGCACATGTAGGGGGGTTTGTGGCGGGAATTATCCTGATCGGTTTTTTCAAACGTCCCTCAGTCCGTTTCTTTAATCCGCCCCATCATCATTCCTCACGTTTCAGATCACGGCGCTGA
- a CDS encoding ChaN family lipoprotein encodes MKKVMAILVLFVSMGCSAMQGMKSHKATLPEEPPTYEQEDYDHLGQASPYRDLDALEEGAILHVPTGVEVSEDRLFNNLVGSRIIYVGEVHSNMQHHRVQLKVLEGLEKKFPGQIAVGMEMFQRPAQSALDQWGEGKLDPKGFEKLFRANWSQGYPYYQNIFEWIQKKKIPLIALNVSDEVAIEVSKKGFGKVSDKIKGDLPDLDPTDPFHRKALEAAFSGHSHGGEKGFEKFLNTMLLWDETMAESVVRFLKSPEGKNKKMVVLAGGFHVARGYGVPRRVFRRFPEPYSIVLPYTPIREVPKGRPDLLMESSEPLLPLYIADYVWSVGYEEIKEKRVFLGVQIEKAEEGVRIIDVLPESVASKAGFQPGDIVESFDGKRMEEPFDLSYEVGLQQPGDKVYIEIIRDGKKLEMEATFSAP; translated from the coding sequence ATGAAAAAAGTTATGGCCATTTTGGTATTGTTTGTATCCATGGGGTGTTCCGCAATGCAGGGAATGAAATCTCACAAGGCAACCCTTCCAGAGGAACCCCCCACTTATGAGCAGGAGGACTACGACCATTTGGGGCAGGCCTCTCCCTATCGAGACCTGGATGCCCTTGAAGAGGGGGCGATTTTGCATGTTCCCACCGGGGTGGAGGTGAGTGAGGATCGGCTTTTTAATAACCTGGTGGGTTCCCGAATTATTTATGTGGGAGAAGTCCACTCCAATATGCAGCATCACCGTGTCCAATTGAAGGTTCTGGAGGGGTTGGAAAAAAAGTTTCCCGGTCAAATTGCCGTTGGAATGGAGATGTTTCAACGGCCCGCCCAGTCTGCTTTGGATCAGTGGGGGGAAGGAAAATTAGACCCAAAAGGGTTTGAGAAACTGTTTCGTGCCAATTGGTCCCAGGGATATCCCTATTATCAAAACATTTTTGAATGGATCCAAAAAAAGAAAATCCCTCTGATTGCCCTGAATGTTTCCGATGAAGTTGCGATTGAGGTTTCAAAAAAAGGTTTTGGAAAGGTCTCGGATAAAATAAAAGGGGACCTTCCGGACCTGGATCCAACCGATCCCTTCCATCGAAAAGCGCTGGAGGCTGCTTTTAGTGGGCATTCCCATGGGGGAGAAAAGGGGTTCGAAAAGTTTTTAAACACCATGCTTCTATGGGACGAAACCATGGCCGAAAGTGTGGTGAGGTTTTTAAAGAGTCCGGAAGGAAAAAATAAAAAAATGGTGGTGTTGGCTGGAGGATTTCATGTGGCTCGGGGATACGGGGTTCCCCGCCGGGTTTTTCGCCGTTTTCCCGAACCCTATTCCATTGTTCTTCCCTATACCCCTATTCGGGAGGTTCCGAAGGGAAGGCCGGATCTTTTAATGGAGAGCTCCGAGCCTCTACTTCCTCTTTACATCGCAGATTATGTTTGGTCGGTGGGGTATGAAGAAATAAAAGAGAAGCGGGTTTTTTTAGGGGTCCAGATTGAAAAAGCCGAAGAGGGAGTTCGAATAATTGATGTTCTTCCCGAATCGGTTGCTTCAAAGGCTGGGTTTCAGCCCGGAGATATTGTCGAATCCTTCGATGGAAAGAGGATGGAAGAACCGTTTGATTTATCCTATGAGGTGGGTCTTCAACAACCCGGCGATAAGGTTTACATAGAAATTATACGGGACGGAAAGAAGCTGGAAATGGAGGCCACCTTTTCAGCGCCGTGA
- a CDS encoding MBL fold metallo-hydrolase, whose translation MAPHLEDNLEDILQKARTGKGFSLPGLSSQTGLDEKKLKKFEDGIETPTSEQLRMLAQTLGLEKNRLEEIGNKRWTPLPFPKEAEKEVITLKGYLGDYEVKGYLFVTSHRNEALLIDTAYNPDLVLKTLWENDLSLKAILLTHAHHDHIHGISKIRTKTGAQVYLHARELPLYKAHETKPPDQMAEEGITIGCGQKTLKVLETPGHTPGGVSYYSGKYCFVGDALFAGSTGRSFSPDGFQTLLSSLKEKVLTLPEETILCPGHGPTTTVGEERRHNPFF comes from the coding sequence ATGGCCCCTCATTTGGAAGATAACCTTGAAGATATTTTACAAAAAGCCCGGACCGGAAAAGGTTTTTCCTTACCCGGTCTTTCCTCCCAAACCGGCTTGGATGAAAAAAAACTAAAGAAATTTGAAGATGGAATAGAAACCCCAACATCGGAACAACTGAGGATGTTGGCTCAAACTCTCGGTCTTGAAAAAAACCGGCTGGAAGAAATTGGAAATAAACGTTGGACACCCCTTCCTTTTCCAAAAGAAGCCGAAAAAGAAGTCATTACGCTAAAAGGGTATCTGGGAGATTACGAAGTGAAGGGCTACCTGTTTGTAACATCCCATCGGAACGAGGCCCTTCTCATCGATACTGCTTACAACCCCGATCTGGTTTTAAAAACCCTATGGGAGAACGATTTATCTCTTAAAGCCATTCTTTTAACCCATGCCCATCATGACCATATTCACGGGATTTCTAAAATTCGAACGAAAACCGGAGCCCAGGTCTATCTTCATGCCAGGGAACTTCCCCTCTACAAAGCCCATGAGACAAAACCCCCTGACCAAATGGCCGAGGAAGGGATCACCATTGGGTGTGGCCAAAAAACCCTCAAGGTATTAGAAACACCCGGACATACCCCCGGCGGAGTATCCTACTATTCCGGAAAATACTGTTTTGTGGGAGACGCACTGTTTGCGGGATCCACCGGGCGATCTTTTTCCCCCGATGGTTTTCAAACTCTTTTAAGTTCACTCAAAGAAAAGGTATTAACATTGCCAGAAGAAACCATCCTTTGCCCAGGGCACGGTCCTACCACCACCGTTGGGGAAGAAAGGCGTCATAACCCTTTTTTTTAA
- a CDS encoding response regulator transcription factor, which produces MARKILLIEDDRDIANLVELHLKDLGFEVKVALDGEVGLHEGLTLEYDLVILDLMLPKMEGLEVCRHLRASQTYIPLLMLTARTSELDRVLGLEVGADDYLTKPFSIRELLARVKALLRRMDATRTQASFNPSKKIRFGELFIDIEKRKVTLQGQGMDLTAKEFDLLRQFAEHPGRVYTRTQLLDLVWGYGHDGYEHTVNSHINRLRAKIEKDPAKPRFILTVWGIGYKFCEDEGLSGT; this is translated from the coding sequence ATGGCACGGAAAATCCTTCTCATTGAAGACGACCGGGATATTGCTAATCTGGTAGAACTTCACCTCAAAGATTTGGGGTTTGAGGTAAAAGTGGCCTTAGATGGTGAGGTGGGACTTCATGAGGGCCTTACCCTTGAATATGACCTGGTGATTCTCGACCTCATGCTTCCAAAAATGGAGGGATTGGAAGTTTGCCGCCATCTCAGGGCCTCACAAACCTATATTCCCCTCCTCATGTTAACGGCCAGAACCTCAGAACTGGACCGGGTCCTAGGTTTGGAAGTGGGAGCGGATGATTATCTGACCAAACCCTTTAGCATCCGGGAACTTCTGGCCCGTGTGAAAGCCTTGTTAAGAAGGATGGACGCAACCCGCACCCAGGCTTCTTTCAACCCTTCCAAAAAAATCCGATTCGGAGAACTTTTCATCGATATCGAAAAAAGGAAAGTGACCCTCCAGGGACAAGGGATGGATTTGACCGCCAAAGAATTTGATTTACTTCGCCAATTTGCAGAACATCCCGGAAGGGTATATACCCGCACACAGCTATTGGATCTGGTTTGGGGGTATGGGCACGATGGATACGAACACACCGTCAATTCCCATATCAATCGCCTGCGTGCAAAAATTGAAAAGGACCCGGCCAAACCTCGCTTTATCCTGACGGTTTGGGGAATTGGCTACAAATTTTGTGAAGATGAAGGTCTCTCCGGAACCTAA
- a CDS encoding replication-associated recombination protein A, with translation MDLFDKEKKEDLLAPLADRMRPRSLEEFVGQEHLVREGGILSKIATWKRPPSMIFWGPPGSGKTTLAQIIAKSCRSHFVFFSAVLAGVKNLREMVVEAKHRARTVGQATLLFVDEIHRFNKSQQDAFLPHVEDGTLTLLGATTENPSFEVNAPLLSRCKVLVLRPLLTQGISRILKRALEDSERGLGGMKVVCSQDLLGEMAEWAQGDARRALNLLETAVLITPEKEGKRVLAKNGIKEAAQERPLLFDKDREEHYHVISAFIKSMRGSDPDAAIYWLARMLESGEDPLFIARRMIIFASEDVGNADPQALPLAVAGLHAFQAVGLPEGWIPLSQVVTYLSSAPKSNASYLAYQKAVNRVKEKGSLSVPLHLRNPSTRLMKGMGYGKEYQYPHDFPDQWVSQDYLPQELVGEKYYIPGDSGVEGEIKKRLENRGLENKHSESSAGETI, from the coding sequence ATGGATCTTTTTGATAAGGAAAAGAAAGAGGATCTTTTGGCCCCCCTTGCGGATCGAATGCGCCCCCGGAGTCTAGAAGAATTTGTCGGACAGGAACATTTGGTTAGGGAGGGGGGGATTCTTTCCAAGATTGCGACTTGGAAACGACCTCCATCGATGATTTTTTGGGGTCCTCCCGGTTCAGGGAAAACAACCCTTGCGCAAATCATTGCTAAATCCTGCCGGTCTCATTTTGTATTTTTCTCTGCCGTTCTGGCCGGCGTGAAGAACCTTCGTGAGATGGTGGTGGAGGCTAAACACCGTGCGCGAACGGTTGGGCAAGCCACGCTTCTTTTTGTGGATGAAATTCATCGATTCAACAAGAGCCAGCAGGATGCTTTCCTTCCCCATGTGGAAGATGGGACTTTGACGCTTTTGGGGGCAACCACCGAAAATCCAAGTTTTGAAGTGAACGCCCCTCTTCTTTCCCGCTGTAAGGTTTTGGTTCTTCGCCCCTTGCTGACCCAGGGTATCTCCAGAATTCTTAAGCGTGCTCTTGAGGATTCTGAGCGGGGGTTGGGGGGAATGAAAGTGGTCTGTTCCCAAGACCTTTTAGGGGAGATGGCGGAATGGGCTCAAGGAGATGCCCGGCGGGCATTAAACCTTCTTGAAACCGCGGTTTTAATAACTCCTGAAAAAGAGGGAAAACGGGTACTTGCGAAAAATGGGATAAAGGAAGCGGCCCAAGAACGTCCCCTTTTGTTCGATAAGGATCGGGAAGAACATTATCATGTGATTTCAGCCTTTATTAAGAGCATGCGCGGAAGCGATCCCGATGCAGCGATTTATTGGTTAGCTCGAATGTTGGAATCCGGGGAAGATCCTCTCTTTATTGCCAGACGGATGATCATCTTTGCATCTGAAGATGTGGGCAATGCTGATCCCCAAGCCCTTCCATTGGCGGTTGCAGGTCTTCATGCCTTTCAAGCGGTAGGTCTTCCCGAGGGGTGGATCCCTTTAAGCCAGGTAGTAACCTATTTATCCTCTGCTCCCAAAAGTAATGCAAGCTATTTGGCGTATCAAAAGGCAGTTAATCGGGTGAAGGAAAAAGGGAGCCTTTCCGTTCCCCTTCATCTTCGAAATCCCTCAACCCGCCTGATGAAAGGCATGGGCTACGGAAAAGAATATCAATACCCCCATGATTTTCCGGATCAGTGGGTTTCTCAGGATTACCTTCCGCAAGAATTGGTTGGGGAGAAGTATTACATTCCCGGGGATTCCGGGGTGGAAGGTGAGATCAAAAAAAGATTGGAAAATCGGGGATTGGAAAACAAACATTCAGAAAGTTCAGCGGGGGAAACGATTTAA
- a CDS encoding peptide chain release factor-like protein, with amino-acid sequence MFQFPVSSEKEKELIHRLKRLGLHRRDFEEQFTPSSGPGGQRANKASTGARVTYRPSGQTVKSEKTRSQGLNRYFAWRALLDKIEETLLKTPSRADQKRNQIRRQKKRRERRSRQKISKEPSV; translated from the coding sequence ATGTTTCAATTTCCTGTATCTTCTGAAAAGGAGAAAGAATTAATCCATCGGCTGAAACGCCTTGGTCTACACCGAAGAGATTTTGAGGAGCAGTTTACCCCATCTTCAGGCCCGGGAGGACAGAGGGCCAATAAAGCCTCTACCGGGGCCCGTGTAACCTACCGACCCTCGGGTCAAACGGTGAAATCTGAAAAGACACGATCCCAAGGACTTAACCGGTATTTCGCCTGGCGTGCCCTCCTGGATAAAATCGAAGAAACCCTACTGAAAACCCCAAGCAGAGCCGATCAAAAAAGAAACCAAATTCGCCGGCAAAAAAAAAGGCGGGAAAGACGCTCCCGCCAAAAAATTTCTAAAGAACCCTCTGTGTAA
- the msrP gene encoding protein-methionine-sulfoxide reductase catalytic subunit MsrP codes for MLIKIPRNWEIPEGEATSETVYLNRRRFLTSAGIAGAYSIALLSGCTKLGENGPEVKPLSEWPLSKAEAKVYPATRNPEFKLDRPLTDESVAARFNNFYEFSVDKDDVYKKVEGLSTRPWTVEVTGLVDKPKTFDPDDLLRLMPMEERLYRLRCVEAWAMAVPWSGFPLKALIDHVQPSSKAKYVRFVSFMLTQGGNFFAFRAPWPYTEGLTMEEAMNPLTMMVTGIYGHPLPKQHGAPLRLIVPWKYGYKSIKSIVKIEFVEKQPATFWNILSPREYDFWANVNPNVDHPRWSQATERMIGTKKRLPTLMLNGYDPYVAHLYPKDQKG; via the coding sequence ATGTTGATTAAAATTCCCAGAAACTGGGAAATACCGGAAGGTGAGGCAACATCTGAAACTGTTTATTTAAACCGACGGAGATTCCTAACCTCAGCGGGAATCGCGGGGGCCTACTCCATTGCCCTTTTATCGGGGTGCACCAAGCTAGGAGAAAACGGACCGGAGGTTAAACCCCTTTCGGAATGGCCTCTCAGTAAGGCGGAAGCAAAGGTCTACCCCGCCACCCGAAACCCGGAATTTAAATTGGATCGTCCCTTGACCGATGAATCCGTGGCTGCTCGTTTTAATAATTTTTATGAATTTTCCGTTGATAAGGACGATGTTTACAAAAAAGTAGAAGGTCTCTCCACCCGTCCTTGGACGGTTGAAGTCACCGGTTTGGTGGATAAACCGAAAACCTTCGACCCTGACGACCTATTGCGGTTAATGCCCATGGAAGAACGGCTTTATCGGCTTCGATGCGTGGAGGCCTGGGCCATGGCCGTTCCCTGGAGCGGTTTTCCCCTCAAAGCGTTGATCGATCATGTTCAACCCTCATCGAAGGCAAAATATGTCCGGTTTGTCAGCTTCATGTTAACGCAAGGAGGGAATTTTTTTGCTTTTCGGGCCCCGTGGCCTTATACCGAAGGACTGACCATGGAAGAGGCTATGAATCCCCTCACCATGATGGTGACCGGAATCTATGGTCACCCGTTACCGAAACAGCACGGCGCCCCACTACGTTTAATCGTTCCCTGGAAATATGGATATAAGAGCATCAAATCCATTGTGAAAATCGAGTTTGTCGAAAAGCAACCCGCCACTTTTTGGAATATCTTAAGTCCTCGGGAATATGATTTTTGGGCTAATGTGAATCCTAATGTCGATCATCCCCGGTGGTCCCAGGCCACCGAGCGGATGATCGGAACCAAAAAGCGCCTTCCTACCCTGATGCTTAACGGTTACGATCCATATGTCGCCCATCTTTACCCCAAGGATCAAAAGGGGTAA
- a CDS encoding ATP-binding protein yields MLKTLYGKLAVSFFALLLLLGTLYIGLTFWTTRLFLMEVNQKLNRSLANHMVTEKILISDGKANNEALKEIFHMLMVINPTIEVYLLDPQGTLLAFSAPPGKVKRKQISLQPIHQFLNQETNFPLLGDDPRGKSRQKVFSVAPIFKDNELQGYLYVILGGEAFDSTAQMLQGSYILKLSTWALMGGIFFILVAGLLIFNLLTRRLTRLTHGLEEFQRGNFLKPLEFPAPLNTKSGDEIDRLGSAFHEMAQRIQIQMNKLKEIDSLRRQLVANVSHDLRTPLAALQGYLETLHLKEGKLSPEEQREYLEIATRHCERLGKLISELFELARLDSHETQPHLEPFSICELVQDVVQKFKLASEKKGVHIQTNLDQELPFVYADIGLIERVLGNLIENALRFTPEAGTISIQLSKTDKRFNVKANGEITIEVSDTGCGIPPEEIPYIFHRFYRATQGNASGGEGSGLGLAITKRIMELHGTSMAVKSQINQGTTFSFHLPVSKI; encoded by the coding sequence ATGCTTAAAACCCTCTATGGAAAATTAGCCGTCTCTTTTTTCGCATTGCTGCTTCTCCTGGGAACCCTTTATATCGGGCTGACCTTTTGGACCACGCGGTTGTTTCTGATGGAGGTCAATCAAAAGCTGAACCGGTCACTGGCCAATCACATGGTAACGGAAAAAATCCTCATATCGGATGGAAAAGCCAATAATGAAGCTTTAAAAGAAATCTTTCATATGCTGATGGTAATTAATCCCACCATTGAAGTTTACCTCTTGGATCCTCAAGGAACCCTACTGGCTTTTTCCGCACCCCCCGGAAAAGTAAAACGGAAACAGATTTCCCTTCAACCCATACACCAATTTTTAAATCAAGAAACCAACTTCCCCCTGCTGGGGGATGATCCGCGGGGGAAATCTCGGCAAAAAGTATTCTCCGTCGCCCCGATCTTCAAAGACAATGAGCTTCAAGGTTATTTATATGTCATTCTAGGGGGAGAAGCCTTTGATTCTACTGCTCAAATGCTTCAAGGAAGTTATATTTTAAAATTAAGCACATGGGCCCTCATGGGAGGGATTTTTTTCATTCTCGTAGCCGGGCTGTTGATTTTTAATCTCCTCACCCGAAGGCTCACCCGCCTAACCCATGGGTTGGAGGAATTTCAGCGGGGAAATTTTTTAAAACCCCTGGAATTTCCAGCACCCCTTAACACAAAATCGGGGGATGAAATTGACCGGCTGGGGTCCGCCTTTCATGAAATGGCACAGCGAATCCAAATCCAAATGAACAAACTCAAAGAGATCGATTCCCTTCGCCGACAGTTGGTGGCCAATGTTTCCCATGATCTTCGAACTCCCTTGGCAGCCCTTCAGGGCTATCTTGAGACCCTGCATCTCAAGGAAGGAAAACTCTCACCGGAAGAACAACGTGAATATTTAGAAATCGCCACACGCCATTGTGAACGTTTAGGAAAACTCATCTCCGAGCTGTTTGAATTGGCACGCCTGGATTCCCATGAAACCCAACCACATCTTGAACCTTTTTCCATTTGTGAGCTTGTTCAGGATGTGGTTCAAAAGTTTAAACTGGCTTCAGAGAAAAAAGGGGTTCATATTCAAACCAACCTCGACCAAGAGCTTCCTTTTGTTTACGCCGATATAGGGCTCATTGAACGGGTCCTTGGGAATTTAATTGAAAACGCCCTTCGTTTTACCCCAGAGGCAGGAACCATTTCAATCCAACTTTCGAAAACCGATAAAAGGTTCAACGTAAAAGCCAACGGGGAGATTACCATTGAGGTGTCCGATACGGGCTGCGGGATCCCCCCCGAAGAAATCCCTTATATCTTCCACCGCTTTTACCGTGCAACCCAAGGTAATGCAAGCGGAGGGGAAGGATCCGGCCTAGGTTTGGCCATTACCAAACGGATCATGGAGCTCCACGGAACCTCCATGGCGGTCAAAAGCCAAATCAATCAGGGGACGACTTTTAGCTTTCATCTCCCTGTTTCGAAAATTTAA
- a CDS encoding redoxin domain-containing protein, which produces MNKKFQKNLGLMVGVFPTILMIGLLSFPPLTSALVREKTPDFSSPFWINSEPKSLTKLRGKVVMVEFWTFGCYNCRNVEPQIKKWNQTYSDQGLVIIGVHTPEFAYEKNIESVREYVKKNNIRYSVAIDNTFSIWNHYNNRYWPTIYLIDKKGQIRYSRIGEGGYSKTEAMIQRLLSEP; this is translated from the coding sequence ATGAATAAAAAGTTTCAAAAAAATTTAGGGTTAATGGTTGGAGTTTTTCCAACAATACTCATGATAGGCCTTCTCTCTTTTCCCCCATTAACGTCTGCCCTTGTAAGGGAAAAAACACCGGATTTTTCCAGTCCCTTTTGGATTAATTCCGAACCTAAATCATTGACGAAACTTCGGGGAAAGGTAGTCATGGTGGAATTTTGGACCTTCGGCTGTTACAACTGCCGGAATGTTGAGCCTCAAATTAAAAAATGGAATCAAACCTATTCGGATCAAGGTCTTGTCATCATTGGCGTTCACACGCCGGAATTTGCATACGAAAAAAATATTGAGTCGGTCCGTGAATATGTGAAAAAAAACAATATCCGATACTCTGTGGCCATTGACAATACCTTTTCCATTTGGAATCATTATAATAATCGTTATTGGCCCACGATTTATCTAATCGATAAAAAAGGGCAGATTCGTTACTCGCGGATCGGGGAAGGGGGTTATTCAAAAACGGAAGCCATGATCCAACGGCTCTTGTCTGAACCCTAA
- the pheA gene encoding prephenate dehydratase — MKGLDQYRQEIDKIDEQILKLLNKRARVVLNIAKVKREGKVCFHAPLREKEIFSRLSRLNPGPFPKEALRAIFREIISSSLALEAPVRVSYLGPEATFSHQACLKQFGSAAQLVPMGSLREVFEEVERGRADYGVVPIENSTEGVVSHTLDLFVDSPAKITGEIIQNISHFLLSKTGKRQKIKKLYSHPQAIAQCGSWLEANLKGVEVVEVASTGKAAALSQKDPKAAAIASELAAPLYGLRVVEPHIEDQANNVTRFLVISMTDLGKTEDDKTSILFSVKDRVGALYHMLQPFSQHHINLSKIESRPSKKKPWEYIFYVDLEGHQEDQTVKNALKELEKECLFLKVLGSYPKGQVTGP; from the coding sequence ATGAAAGGCCTGGATCAATACCGGCAGGAAATTGATAAAATCGACGAACAGATTCTGAAGCTTCTCAACAAAAGAGCTCGGGTCGTTCTGAATATTGCGAAAGTGAAAAGGGAGGGAAAGGTTTGCTTTCATGCTCCTCTTCGCGAAAAAGAGATTTTCTCCCGTTTAAGCCGGCTTAACCCCGGTCCTTTTCCTAAAGAAGCCCTGCGGGCTATTTTCCGAGAAATTATTTCCTCCTCCCTGGCCCTTGAAGCCCCGGTTCGGGTGTCCTATCTGGGGCCGGAGGCAACCTTTTCCCATCAAGCCTGTTTAAAACAGTTTGGGAGTGCGGCCCAACTGGTTCCTATGGGGAGCCTCCGAGAAGTTTTTGAAGAGGTGGAGCGTGGCCGGGCTGATTACGGGGTGGTGCCTATTGAGAACTCCACGGAAGGGGTGGTTAGCCATACATTAGATCTCTTTGTGGATTCACCGGCAAAAATCACGGGGGAGATTATTCAAAACATTTCTCATTTTTTGCTTTCAAAGACCGGAAAGCGACAAAAAATTAAAAAGCTCTATTCCCATCCCCAAGCGATTGCTCAGTGCGGTTCATGGCTTGAGGCGAACCTGAAAGGGGTAGAAGTGGTGGAAGTGGCCAGCACAGGAAAAGCTGCGGCCTTATCACAGAAGGATCCAAAAGCCGCTGCCATTGCCAGTGAACTAGCGGCGCCTCTTTACGGCCTTCGTGTGGTTGAACCCCACATTGAGGACCAAGCCAATAATGTCACCAGGTTTTTGGTTATTTCCATGACGGATCTTGGGAAGACGGAGGATGATAAGACGTCCATTCTCTTCTCGGTGAAAGACCGTGTGGGAGCCTTATATCACATGCTTCAACCTTTTTCCCAACACCATATTAACCTGAGCAAAATTGAATCCAGACCCTCAAAGAAAAAACCTTGGGAATATATTTTTTATGTGGATTTAGAGGGGCATCAAGAGGATCAAACCGTGAAAAACGCCTTGAAGGAATTAGAAAAAGAATGTCTATTTCTCAAAGTGCTAGGGTCCTATCCCAAAGGGCAGGTTACAGGCCCATGA
- a CDS encoding DM13 domain-containing protein encodes MKKEIKFISAATFFYLLVFGTFAVGEEMGKHSNEMMTDQEKGMGKHSKDMMMMDARTGMLEGAEGHKAAGKVSIVHIEKGKTLLRLSSATIDKVPDGRVYLAKDGDYQKGVELGKLKKFSGDLEFKIPHNVDTEDYNSVVVWCKKFNVEIGRASLESEMMKK; translated from the coding sequence ATGAAAAAGGAAATAAAATTTATTAGCGCCGCCACCTTTTTCTACCTTCTTGTTTTCGGTACATTTGCAGTGGGAGAAGAAATGGGAAAACACTCCAATGAGATGATGACGGACCAGGAAAAAGGAATGGGGAAACATTCAAAAGATATGATGATGATGGATGCCAGGACTGGAATGCTGGAGGGAGCCGAAGGTCACAAGGCAGCAGGAAAAGTCAGCATCGTTCATATAGAAAAAGGAAAAACTTTACTAAGATTGTCCAGCGCAACCATTGATAAAGTTCCCGATGGCCGTGTCTATCTGGCTAAAGACGGAGATTACCAAAAAGGCGTCGAGCTAGGAAAATTAAAAAAGTTTTCCGGAGATCTGGAATTTAAAATCCCCCACAATGTGGATACAGAAGATTACAATAGCGTGGTGGTCTGGTGCAAAAAATTCAATGTGGAAATCGGCCGCGCTTCATTAGAATCAGAGATGATGAAAAAATAA
- a CDS encoding spondin domain-containing protein, which yields MKRFLLTCALSGFLLGLGALSSTPVIAEGEDSEEHGTRFEVTITNLTRGQVLTPPVLFSHTRNFELFEVGSAAIPELATLAEDGITADLVSLLGTLPSVYDYGVSPGPLPPGHSVTMEIMAPGRFNQISTIGMLAITNDAFFAINGVYRPKGKRALTLYAPAYDAGSEGNTEDCNHIPGPPCGNGEVRVTEGAEGYVHIHAGIHGIGDLDTSQQDWRNPVAKISIQRLQ from the coding sequence ATGAAGAGATTTCTTTTAACTTGCGCTCTTTCCGGGTTTCTTTTAGGATTAGGAGCCTTGTCTTCCACTCCAGTCATTGCAGAGGGAGAGGACTCAGAGGAACATGGAACACGGTTTGAGGTAACCATCACCAATTTGACCCGGGGACAGGTCCTCACCCCACCGGTTTTGTTTAGCCACACCCGGAATTTTGAACTGTTTGAAGTAGGATCGGCAGCAATACCTGAGTTGGCCACCCTAGCGGAGGATGGGATCACCGCAGACCTGGTTTCATTGCTGGGCACCTTGCCTTCTGTTTACGACTACGGGGTTTCCCCAGGCCCACTACCGCCAGGTCATTCCGTAACCATGGAGATCATGGCTCCGGGCAGGTTTAACCAGATCAGCACCATCGGAATGCTGGCCATCACCAACGATGCCTTTTTTGCAATAAATGGAGTTTACCGGCCCAAAGGCAAAAGAGCACTCACCCTCTATGCGCCAGCATACGACGCAGGCAGCGAAGGCAACACAGAGGATTGCAACCACATCCCTGGTCCTCCTTGCGGAAATGGCGAGGTTCGTGTAACGGAAGGCGCTGAAGGATATGTGCACATACACGCGGGCATCCATGGTATTGGCGATCTAGATACCAGCCAGCAGGATTGGAGAAACCCGGTTGCGAAAATATCAATTCAACGCCTCCAATAA